Within Candidatus Methylomirabilota bacterium, the genomic segment AAGACCGCGGCGAGCGCGCGGAACACCGGCCAGCCGCGGATCACCGGCCCGCACAAGCCGTCCGCCAAACCGGTGATGTGCACGCACACCGTTCGCCGCGGCGAGGCGATCAGCCGGATCGCGGTCCGGTACCGCGTGACCCGGCAGAGCCTGATCGAGGCCAATCGCCTCGAGAACCCGGCGGCGCTGCACACCGGCCAGCGGCTGGTGGTGCCCGGCTGCCGGGTGACGCCGCCGCGAGCCAGCGACAGCGACGTGAAGATCACGGAGCCGCTGCCCGAGGGCACCGTGGTGAAGCGCGTGGGCCCGCGGCGTATCCTGACCGCGCTGGTGCTGTCCGAGCCCGACTTCCAGGACGAGCGGATTCCGCTGGTCTGGCCGGTCGAAGGACCGGTCATCTCGACCTTCGGCCAGCGCTCGCGGGGCTGGCACGCCGGAATCGACATCACGGCCGACATGGGCTCACAGATCTACGCGGCGGCACCGGGCACGGTCATCTATTCGGGCTGGATCCGGGCCTACGGGCAGGTCGTCAAGGTCGAGCACAAGCACGGCTTCATCACTCTTTACGCTCACAACCTGAACAACATGGTCGAGGCGGGGGACCAGGTCGAGGCGGGGCAGGTCATCGCCAGCGTCGGGCGCAGCGGCCACGCCACCGGCCCCCACATCCACTTCGAGGTCCGGCGCGACGGCAAGGCCTACAACCCGCTCCATCTGCTCGAGCCCTCGGACCGGTCGCCGGTCTTCGAGGACGACGTGGCGACCTCCAGCTCGGACCTCGACGAGCACGAGTGAGCTTGCGAAATGGCTCCGGACGCCGATGCGGATGAGCTCGAGGGCGGCGACGAGCCTCTCGAGACCCTGCTCGAGAAGGACCCCGCCGAGCTCGGCGAGAAGCCGGACGCGCCGGAGGCGGGGGACCGCAGCCGCGAGCTGATCGCGCTCTACCTGCAGGAGATCTCCCGCGTCAAGCTGCTCACCGCGGAGGAGGAGCAGGCGCTGGCGCGGCGGGTCCAGGCCGGCGATCCCGAGGCTGAGCGGCACCTGGTCGAGGCGAACCTCCGGCTCGTGGTCAAGATCGCGCGGCGGTATCTGCACCGGGGCCTCTCGCTCCTCGATCTGATCGAAGAAGGCAACGTGGGTCTCCTCCACGCTGCCCGCAGGTTTCAGCCCGACCGCGGCACCCGCTTCTCGACCTACGCGACGTGGTGGATCCGTCAGGGGGTGGTGCGCGCGCTCGCGAACCAGGCCCGCACGATCCGCCTGCCCGTGCACGTGGAGGCCTTGCTGGGCCAGTTCAACCGGCATCGCAACGCGCTCACCCAGAAGCTCGGGCGGACGCCGACGACCACCGAGGTGGCCGCCGAGATGGGGCGCCCGGTGGCCGAGCTCGAGCAGCTGGAGAGCCTGCGACAGCACCCGGTGTCGCTCGACAAGCCGGCCGCGGCCGACGGCACCGGCAGCCTCGGCGAGACCGTCCAGGATCCGAGCGGGGAGCCGGGCGCGGGTCTCGCCGCGGTCCTCCGCGCGCGCGCCGATCTGGCCGGCGTGCTGCAGGACCTGCCCGATCGGGAGCGCACGGTGGTGACGCTGCGCTTCGGGCTGGGCAGCGAGGAGCCCCTGACCCTCGAGCGCATCGGCCAGCGGCTCGGCCTCACCCGCGAGCGGGTGCGTCAGATCGAGGTCGCGGCCCTCAAGCAGCTGCGCCGCCTGCTCGCCGCCCGAGACGTCGAGCCGTCGGACCTGATGTGAGCAGTCGATGAGCCCGCAGGCGAAGAAGCTCGGCGAAATCGTCCGCGAGCTGCGCGAGCGACAGGGGCTGACCCAGGCCCAGCTGGCCGAGCGGGCGCAGCTGGCCATGAGCTACATCACGCTGCTGGAGGCGGGCCAGCAGG encodes:
- a CDS encoding peptidoglycan DD-metalloendopeptidase family protein; the protein is MSLLLTPLLAGPDARSYAQSVSIPSSAKTAASARNTGQPRITGPHKPSAKPVMCTHTVRRGEAISRIAVRYRVTRQSLIEANRLENPAALHTGQRLVVPGCRVTPPRASDSDVKITEPLPEGTVVKRVGPRRILTALVLSEPDFQDERIPLVWPVEGPVISTFGQRSRGWHAGIDITADMGSQIYAAAPGTVIYSGWIRAYGQVVKVEHKHGFITLYAHNLNNMVEAGDQVEAGQVIASVGRSGHATGPHIHFEVRRDGKAYNPLHLLEPSDRSPVFEDDVATSSSDLDEHE
- a CDS encoding sigma-70 family RNA polymerase sigma factor encodes the protein MAPDADADELEGGDEPLETLLEKDPAELGEKPDAPEAGDRSRELIALYLQEISRVKLLTAEEEQALARRVQAGDPEAERHLVEANLRLVVKIARRYLHRGLSLLDLIEEGNVGLLHAARRFQPDRGTRFSTYATWWIRQGVVRALANQARTIRLPVHVEALLGQFNRHRNALTQKLGRTPTTTEVAAEMGRPVAELEQLESLRQHPVSLDKPAAADGTGSLGETVQDPSGEPGAGLAAVLRARADLAGVLQDLPDRERTVVTLRFGLGSEEPLTLERIGQRLGLTRERVRQIEVAALKQLRRLLAARDVEPSDLM
- a CDS encoding helix-turn-helix transcriptional regulator is translated as MSPQAKKLGEIVRELRERQGLTQAQLAERAQLAMSYITLLEAGQQANLSPSALGRLARALGVTTKQLSELES